The following are encoded together in the Glycine max cultivar Williams 82 chromosome 8, Glycine_max_v4.0, whole genome shotgun sequence genome:
- the IQD27 gene encoding protein IQ-DOMAIN 14, translating to MGRAIRWLKGLFGIRTDRERKENSNHSDRDSRGLCHNPTTIPPNISPAEAAWLQSFYSETEKEQNKHAIAVAAATAAAADAAVAAAQAAVAVVRLTSHGNSRDTTFGGAGQERLAVVKIQTVFRGYLARKALRALKGLVKLQALVRGYLVRKQAAATLHSMQALIRAQATVRSKKSRNEAHRFQTQARRSMERFDDIKSVYIAPIQSRRLSSSFDATMNNANSVDGSPKIVEVDTGRPKSRSRRSNTSMSDFGDDPSSFQALPSPLPFAHLSIPNLRNYHNSEWGLTGEECRFSTAQSTPRFTTNSCSCGGSVVVAAPTNMSMSMTPKSVCTENNFFYGQYHDNFPNYMASTQSFKAKLRSHSAPKQRPDPAGPKKRLTLNEMMESRCSLSGTRMQRSCSQIQEAISFKNAVMSKLQKSAEIGRDTELNFSNQRRW from the exons ATGGGTAGAGCCATCAGGTGGTTGAAGGGGTTGTTTGGGATAAGGACAGACAGAGAGCGCAAAGAAAATTCAAATCACTCAGACAGAGATTCCCGAGGTCTATGTCATAATCCAACCACCATTCCACCCAATATTTCACCTGCAGAGGCCGCTTGGCTTCAATCCTTCTActcagaaactgagaaggagcAGAATAAGCATGCTATTGCAGTTGCTGCAGCCACTGCAGCAGCCGCAGATGCCGCAGTGGCTGCAGCACAGGCCGCCGTGGCAGTGGTTAGACTAACCAGCCACGGCAACAGCAGAGACACCACGTTTGGTGGTGCTGGACAAGAAAGGTTGGCTGTTGTCAAGATTCAAACCGTGTTTAGAGGATATTTG GCAAGGAAGGCATTGAGAGCCTTAAAAGGATTGGTCAAGTTACAAGCACTTGTGAGAGGGTACTTAGTGCGGAAGCAGGCAGCAGCAACCCTGCATAGTATGCAGGCTCTAATTAGAGCTCAAGCAACAGTAAGGTCTAAGAAATCTCGCAATGAAGCTCATAGGTTTCAAACACAAGCGCGAAGATCCATG GAGAGATTTGATGACATAAAGAGTGTGTACATAGCTCCCATCCAAAGCAGAAGGCTATCATCTTCTTTTGATGCCACAATGAACAATGCAAACAGTGTTGATGGGAGCCCCAAAATAGTGGAAGTGGACACTGGCAGGCCAAAGTCAAGGTCTCGCAGGAGCAACACCTCAATGTCAGATTTTGGTGATGACCCATCATCATTCCAGGCACTTCCTTCTCCTCTCCCATTTGCTCATTTGTCCATACCAAACCTCAGGAATTACCACAACTCAGAGTGGGGCTTAACAGGAGAAGAGTGCAGATTCTCCACAGCACAAAGCACTCCACGCTTCACCACCAACTCTTGTAGTTGTGGAGGatctgttgttgttgctgcaccTACGAATATGAGTATGAGTATGACACCTAAAAGTGTTTGCACCGAGAACAACTTCTTCTATGGGCAGTATCATGACAATTTTCCAAACTACATGGCCAGCACTCAGTCTTTCAAGGCCAAACTGAGGTCTCATAGTGCTCCAAAGCAACGCCCCGATCCAGCTGGGCCAAAGAAGAGGCTTACCCTCAACGAGATGATGGAGTCTAGGTGTAGTTTAAGTGGGACTAGAATGCAAAGGTCTTGCTCTCAGATTCAAGAAGCTATCAGTTTTAAGAATGCTGTCATGAGTAAGCTTCAGAAGTCTGCAGAAATTGGAAGGGACACAGAATTGAACTTTTCCAACCAAAGGAGGTGGTGA